One Ursus arctos isolate Adak ecotype North America unplaced genomic scaffold, UrsArc2.0 scaffold_15, whole genome shotgun sequence genomic region harbors:
- the NMUR2 gene encoding neuromedin-U receptor 2, which produces MSVMEKHKNDSWIHQQELEDPSEKYLNSTEDYLAFLYGPPRSHFFFPVTAVYALIFVVGVVGNFLVCLVILRHQTMKTPTNYYLFSLAVSDLLVLLLGMPLEVYEMWRNYPFLFGLVGCYFKTALFETVCFASILSVTTVSVERYVAVLHPLRAKLKCTRRRALRILGIVWSFSVLFSLPNTSIHGIKVHYFPNGSLVPGSATCAVIKPIWIYNFVIQVTSFLFYILPMIVISVLYYLMGLKLKKDQLLGADEVTANIQRPARKSVTKMLFVLVLVFALCWAPFHIDRLFFSFVEEWTESLAAAFNLIHVVSGVFFYLSSAVNPIIYNLLSRRFRAAFWNVISPCKQGHSQHHPQGPPAQRNIFLTECHLVDLTEDAGPQFPCQLSISSSHLPANLRARQAP; this is translated from the exons ATGTCAGTGATGGAAAAACACAAGAATGATTCCTGGATCCACCAGCAGGAACTGGAAGATCCGTCTGAGAAATACCTGAACAGCACCGAGGACTACCTGGCCTTCCTCTATGGACCTCCCCGCAGCCACTTCTTCTTCCCAGTGACTGCAGTGTATGCACTGATTTTTGTAGTGGGGGTCGTTGGCAACTTCCTGGTGTGCCTGGTGATTCTTCGGCACCAGACTATGAAGACACCCACCAACTACTACCTCTTCAGCTTGGCCGTCTCCGACCTCTTGGTCCTGCTCCTTGGGATGCCCCTGGAAGTCTACGAGATGTGGCGCAACTACCCCTTCCTGTTTGGGCTCGTGGGCTGCTACTTCAAGACGGCCCTCTTTGAGACCGTGTGCTTTGCCTCCATCCTCAGCGTCACCACGGTGAGCGTGGAGCGCTACGTGGCCGTCCTCCACCCGTTACGCGCCAAGCTGAAGTGCACCCGGCGGCGGGCTCTCAGGATCCTCGGCATCGTCTGGagcttttctgttctcttctctctgcccaacACCAGCATTCATGGCATCAAGGTCCACTACTTCCCCAATGGGTCCCTGGTCCCGGGCTCTGCCACCTGTGCGGTCATCAAGCCCATTTGGATCTACAATTTCGTCATCCAGgtcacttccttcctcttctacatCCTCCCCATGATTGTCATCAGTGTCCTCTACTACCTCATGGGGCTCAAA CTAAAGAAAGACCAACTCCTTGGGGCAGATGAAGTGACTGCAAATATTCAAAGACCTGCCAGAAAATCAGTCACCAAAATGCTGT TTGTCTTGGTCTTAGTGTTTGCTCTCTGTTGGGCCCCATTCCACATTGACCGGCTCTTCTTCAGCTTTGTGGAGGAGTGGACCGAATCCCTGGCTGCTGCGTTCAATCTCATCCATGTGGTGTCAG GTGTCTTCTTCTACCTGAGCTCAGCCGTCAACCCCATTATCTATAACCTACTCTCTCGCCGCTTCCGGGCAGCGTTCTGGAATGTGATCTCTCCTTGCAAACAGGGGCACTCCCAGCACCACCCACAGGGGCCACCTGCCCAGCGGAACATCTTCCTGACAGAATGTCACCTGGTGGACCTGACTGAAGATGCAGGTCCCCAGTTCCCTTGTCAGCTGTCCATCAGCAGCTCTCACCTCCCCGCAAACCTCCGTGCTAGACAGGCACCATAA